A single window of Candoia aspera isolate rCanAsp1 chromosome 3, rCanAsp1.hap2, whole genome shotgun sequence DNA harbors:
- the NASP gene encoding nuclear autoantigenic sperm protein isoform X3, which translates to MTEEGSAPSTSADKTESIDVDGEAKRLLGLGQKNLVMGDIPSAVNAFQEAASLLGKKYGETANECAEAFFFYGKSLLELARMENGVLGNALEGVQVEEEEEKTDSMVESADNIDEEAREELREQVYNAMGENESRKTSEESLVETRVQVKNKDAEMEEIKEERAAVNIEDKGFREKEESTTKQVEDAQEKQVSEITVEDSLEDSAAAEEKPEEVAGGKKPAVAEETQEDIALKKALVVDKAPGKEKLIEEAAEAAGGDTVQKQVAAEEKIDLQKMEEKAEKLIVLAAEKHTEAKLENSVVEMLAKTSGETLEEKQLVSAVDKVEWQAEKAEQTATAIVEETDIIAGQEAVDLKVEEKLKEPVASGEVLPAAPNELTSPGVVEQSCEIEIEEKTEAAAKVEKEEEKDHEMGEGEETEGSEDDDRTEEDKENYSTAEEKESEEDEVGNLELAWDMLELAKVIYKRQDTKEAQLHAAQAHLKLGEVSIESENYMQAIEEFHSCLALQQKYLEAHDRLLAETHYHLGLAYHYNNQYEEAVLQFSKSMEVIDKRMVMLTERLKAKGEGPAEDEKEIEELKGLLPEIKEKIEDSKESQNSARVTELALKATLVGGSSSFSQGCESSATSAIPVGHTTDGATDISHLVRKKLKRTK; encoded by the exons ATGACAGAAGAAGGTTCTGCTCCCTCTACTTCTGCTGACAAAACAGAGAG TATCGATGTGGATGGAGAAGCCAAGAGACTACTCGGCTTAGGACAAAAGAATCTGGTAATGGGAGATATTCCATCTGCTGTTAATGCATTTCAGGAAGCTGCTAGCCTTTT GGGCAAGAAGTATGGTGAAACAGCAAATGAGTGTGCTGAGGCTTTCTTTTTCTATGGAAAATCACTTCTGGAGCTGGCAAG AATGGAAAATGGGGTGCTTGGAAATGCTTTGGAAGGAGTGCaagtggaagaggaagaagaaaaaacagactCAATGGTAGAAAGCGCTGATAATATAGATG AAGAAGCAAGGGAGGAATTAAGAGAGCAGGTATATAATGCCATGGGGGAAAACGAATCAAGAAAAACTTCAGAAGAATCTTTGGTAGAAACTAGAGTGCAAGTGAAAAATAAGgatgcagaaatggaagaaattaaagaagaaagagcAGCCGTGAATATAGAAGACAAAGGttttagagaaaaagaagaatcaaCAACCAAGCAAGTAGAAGATGCTCAAGAAAAACAGGTCAGTGAAATAACAGTTGAAGATTCACTAGAAGATAGTGCTGCTGcagaagaaaagccagaagagGTAGCTGGAGGAAAAAAGCCAGCAGTAGCAGAAGAAACCCAGGAAGATATTGCACTTAAGAAAGCATTGGTTGTAGATAAGGCTCCTGGGAAAGAAAAGCTAATAGAAGAGGCTGCAGAAGCAGCTGGGGGAGACACTGTACAGAAACAAGTGGCTGCAGAAGAAAAGATAGATTTGCAAAAGATGGAAGAGAAGGCAGAAAAGCTTATAGTTTTGGCTGCTGAAAAGCACACAGAGGCGAAGCTAGAAAATTCAGTAGTAGAGATGTTAGCAAAAACTTCAGGTGAGACATTAGAAGAAAAACAATTGGTGTCTGCTGTTGATAAAGTAGAATGGCAGGCAGAGAAGGCAGAACAGACAGCTACAGCTATTGTTGAAGAAACAGACATTATTGCTGGACAAGAAGCAGTGGATTTGAAAGTGGAAGAAAAGTTGAAAGAACCTGTGGCTTCAGGAGAAGTGTTACCTGCAGCTCCAAATGAACTTACTTCTCCAGGGGTTGTTGAACAGTCATGTGAAATAGAAATTGAAGAAAAAACCGAAGCTGCTGCTAAggtagaaaaggaagaagaaaaggatcaCGAGATGGGAGAGGGCGAAG AGACAGAAGGGTCAGAAGATGATGATAGAACTGAAGAGGACAAAGAAAATTATTCTACAGCTGAAGAAAAG GAGAGTGAAGAAGATGAAGTTGGAAACTTAGAACTGGCTTGGGATATGCTGGAATTGGCAAAAGTAATATATAAAAG gCAGGACACTAAAGAAGCACAGCTGCATGCTGCTCAGGCTCATCTAAAACTAGGAGAAGTTAGCATTGAATCTG AAAACTACATGCAAGCTATAGAAGAGTTCCATTCCTGCTTGGCTCTTCAGCAGAAGTATTTAGAAGCCCATGACCGTTTGCTTGCGGAGACTCACTACCACCTTGGGTTGGCCTATCACTATAACAATCAGTATGAGGAAGCAGTGCTGCAGTTCAGTAAATCAATGGAAGTAATTGACAAAAGAATGG TTATGTTGACTGAGCGACTAAAAGCAAAGGGAGAGGGACCAGCTGaggatgaaaaagaaatagaggaaCTCAAGGGATTGCTCcctgaaatcaaagaaaaaatagaagattcAAAAGAGTCTCAGAACAGTGCAAGAGTGACTGAACTGGCTCTGAAAGCAACTCTA gttGGTGGATCTTCCAGCTTTTCACAAGGGTGTGAAAGTAGTGCAACTTCAGCA ATTCCAGTTGGGCACACGACTGATGGAGCTACAGATATCTCCCATCTTGTTAGGAAAAAG CTGAAGAGGACCAAATAG
- the NASP gene encoding nuclear autoantigenic sperm protein isoform X2, translating into MRACFAPLGRVLRGYISIWRGGGLHLSAGCCVDFYFLWRVAGYYRLLRMTEEGSAPSTSADKTESIDVDGEAKRLLGLGQKNLVMGDIPSAVNAFQEAASLLGKKYGETANECAEAFFFYGKSLLELARMENGVLGNALEGVQVEEEEEKTDSMVESADNIDEEAREELREQVYNAMGENESRKTSEESLVETRVQVKNKDAEMEEIKEERAAVNIEDKGFREKEESTTKQVEDAQEKQVSEITVEDSLEDSAAAEEKPEEVAGGKKPAVAEETQEDIALKKALVVDKAPGKEKLIEEAAEAAGGDTVQKQVAAEEKIDLQKMEEKAEKLIVLAAEKHTEAKLENSVVEMLAKTSGETLEEKQLVSAVDKVEWQAEKAEQTATAIVEETDIIAGQEAVDLKVEEKLKEPVASGEVLPAAPNELTSPGVVEQSCEIEIEEKTEAAAKVEKEEEKDHEMGEGEETEGSEDDDRTEEDKENYSTAEEKESEEDEVGNLELAWDMLELAKVIYKRQDTKEAQLHAAQAHLKLGEVSIESENYMQAIEEFHSCLALQQKYLEAHDRLLAETHYHLGLAYHYNNQYEEAVLQFSKSMEVIDKRMVMLTERLKAKGEGPAEDEKEIEELKGLLPEIKEKIEDSKESQNSARVTELALKATLVGGSSSFSQGCESSATSAIPVGHTTDGATDISHLVRKKRKPEEETQQGDNEAKKSKSEPAVNGGGDAAPTGNEVAEKMEQETGGRPQVETVQSTV; encoded by the exons ATGAGAGCGTGCTTCGCGCCGCTGGGGCGTGTCCTCAGGGGCTATATAAGCATCTGGAGGGGCGGTGGGCTGCATTTGTCTGCTGGTTGTTGcgttgatttttattttctgtggCGGGTCGCTGGTTACTATCGCCTTCTAAG GATGACAGAAGAAGGTTCTGCTCCCTCTACTTCTGCTGACAAAACAGAGAG TATCGATGTGGATGGAGAAGCCAAGAGACTACTCGGCTTAGGACAAAAGAATCTGGTAATGGGAGATATTCCATCTGCTGTTAATGCATTTCAGGAAGCTGCTAGCCTTTT GGGCAAGAAGTATGGTGAAACAGCAAATGAGTGTGCTGAGGCTTTCTTTTTCTATGGAAAATCACTTCTGGAGCTGGCAAG AATGGAAAATGGGGTGCTTGGAAATGCTTTGGAAGGAGTGCaagtggaagaggaagaagaaaaaacagactCAATGGTAGAAAGCGCTGATAATATAGATG AAGAAGCAAGGGAGGAATTAAGAGAGCAGGTATATAATGCCATGGGGGAAAACGAATCAAGAAAAACTTCAGAAGAATCTTTGGTAGAAACTAGAGTGCAAGTGAAAAATAAGgatgcagaaatggaagaaattaaagaagaaagagcAGCCGTGAATATAGAAGACAAAGGttttagagaaaaagaagaatcaaCAACCAAGCAAGTAGAAGATGCTCAAGAAAAACAGGTCAGTGAAATAACAGTTGAAGATTCACTAGAAGATAGTGCTGCTGcagaagaaaagccagaagagGTAGCTGGAGGAAAAAAGCCAGCAGTAGCAGAAGAAACCCAGGAAGATATTGCACTTAAGAAAGCATTGGTTGTAGATAAGGCTCCTGGGAAAGAAAAGCTAATAGAAGAGGCTGCAGAAGCAGCTGGGGGAGACACTGTACAGAAACAAGTGGCTGCAGAAGAAAAGATAGATTTGCAAAAGATGGAAGAGAAGGCAGAAAAGCTTATAGTTTTGGCTGCTGAAAAGCACACAGAGGCGAAGCTAGAAAATTCAGTAGTAGAGATGTTAGCAAAAACTTCAGGTGAGACATTAGAAGAAAAACAATTGGTGTCTGCTGTTGATAAAGTAGAATGGCAGGCAGAGAAGGCAGAACAGACAGCTACAGCTATTGTTGAAGAAACAGACATTATTGCTGGACAAGAAGCAGTGGATTTGAAAGTGGAAGAAAAGTTGAAAGAACCTGTGGCTTCAGGAGAAGTGTTACCTGCAGCTCCAAATGAACTTACTTCTCCAGGGGTTGTTGAACAGTCATGTGAAATAGAAATTGAAGAAAAAACCGAAGCTGCTGCTAAggtagaaaaggaagaagaaaaggatcaCGAGATGGGAGAGGGCGAAG AGACAGAAGGGTCAGAAGATGATGATAGAACTGAAGAGGACAAAGAAAATTATTCTACAGCTGAAGAAAAG GAGAGTGAAGAAGATGAAGTTGGAAACTTAGAACTGGCTTGGGATATGCTGGAATTGGCAAAAGTAATATATAAAAG gCAGGACACTAAAGAAGCACAGCTGCATGCTGCTCAGGCTCATCTAAAACTAGGAGAAGTTAGCATTGAATCTG AAAACTACATGCAAGCTATAGAAGAGTTCCATTCCTGCTTGGCTCTTCAGCAGAAGTATTTAGAAGCCCATGACCGTTTGCTTGCGGAGACTCACTACCACCTTGGGTTGGCCTATCACTATAACAATCAGTATGAGGAAGCAGTGCTGCAGTTCAGTAAATCAATGGAAGTAATTGACAAAAGAATGG TTATGTTGACTGAGCGACTAAAAGCAAAGGGAGAGGGACCAGCTGaggatgaaaaagaaatagaggaaCTCAAGGGATTGCTCcctgaaatcaaagaaaaaatagaagattcAAAAGAGTCTCAGAACAGTGCAAGAGTGACTGAACTGGCTCTGAAAGCAACTCTA gttGGTGGATCTTCCAGCTTTTCACAAGGGTGTGAAAGTAGTGCAACTTCAGCA ATTCCAGTTGGGCACACGACTGATGGAGCTACAGATATCTCCCATCTTGTTAGGAAAAAG AGGAAaccagaggaagaaactcaacAGGGAGACAATGAAGCTAAGAAATCTAAATCAGAACCGGCTGTCAATGGTGGTGGTGATGCAGCCCCCACTGGAAATGAGGTTGCAGAGAAAATGGAACAGGAG acaGGGGGAAGACCACAGGTTGAAACTGTTCAAAGTACTGTATGA
- the NASP gene encoding nuclear autoantigenic sperm protein isoform X1: MTEEGSAPSTSADKTESIDVDGEAKRLLGLGQKNLVMGDIPSAVNAFQEAASLLGKKYGETANECAEAFFFYGKSLLELARMENGVLGNALEGVQVEEEEEKTDSMVESADNIDEEAREELREQVYNAMGENESRKTSEESLVETRVQVKNKDAEMEEIKEERAAVNIEDKGFREKEESTTKQVEDAQEKQVSEITVEDSLEDSAAAEEKPEEVAGGKKPAVAEETQEDIALKKALVVDKAPGKEKLIEEAAEAAGGDTVQKQVAAEEKIDLQKMEEKAEKLIVLAAEKHTEAKLENSVVEMLAKTSGETLEEKQLVSAVDKVEWQAEKAEQTATAIVEETDIIAGQEAVDLKVEEKLKEPVASGEVLPAAPNELTSPGVVEQSCEIEIEEKTEAAAKVEKEEEKDHEMGEGEETEGSEDDDRTEEDKENYSTAEEKESEEDEVGNLELAWDMLELAKVIYKRQDTKEAQLHAAQAHLKLGEVSIESENYMQAIEEFHSCLALQQKYLEAHDRLLAETHYHLGLAYHYNNQYEEAVLQFSKSMEVIDKRMVMLTERLKAKGEGPAEDEKEIEELKGLLPEIKEKIEDSKESQNSARVTELALKATLVGGSSSFSQGCESSATSAIPVGHTTDGATDISHLVRKKRKPEEETQQGDNEAKKSKSEPAVNGGGDAAPTGNEVAEKMEQETGGRPQVETVQSTV; this comes from the exons ATGACAGAAGAAGGTTCTGCTCCCTCTACTTCTGCTGACAAAACAGAGAG TATCGATGTGGATGGAGAAGCCAAGAGACTACTCGGCTTAGGACAAAAGAATCTGGTAATGGGAGATATTCCATCTGCTGTTAATGCATTTCAGGAAGCTGCTAGCCTTTT GGGCAAGAAGTATGGTGAAACAGCAAATGAGTGTGCTGAGGCTTTCTTTTTCTATGGAAAATCACTTCTGGAGCTGGCAAG AATGGAAAATGGGGTGCTTGGAAATGCTTTGGAAGGAGTGCaagtggaagaggaagaagaaaaaacagactCAATGGTAGAAAGCGCTGATAATATAGATG AAGAAGCAAGGGAGGAATTAAGAGAGCAGGTATATAATGCCATGGGGGAAAACGAATCAAGAAAAACTTCAGAAGAATCTTTGGTAGAAACTAGAGTGCAAGTGAAAAATAAGgatgcagaaatggaagaaattaaagaagaaagagcAGCCGTGAATATAGAAGACAAAGGttttagagaaaaagaagaatcaaCAACCAAGCAAGTAGAAGATGCTCAAGAAAAACAGGTCAGTGAAATAACAGTTGAAGATTCACTAGAAGATAGTGCTGCTGcagaagaaaagccagaagagGTAGCTGGAGGAAAAAAGCCAGCAGTAGCAGAAGAAACCCAGGAAGATATTGCACTTAAGAAAGCATTGGTTGTAGATAAGGCTCCTGGGAAAGAAAAGCTAATAGAAGAGGCTGCAGAAGCAGCTGGGGGAGACACTGTACAGAAACAAGTGGCTGCAGAAGAAAAGATAGATTTGCAAAAGATGGAAGAGAAGGCAGAAAAGCTTATAGTTTTGGCTGCTGAAAAGCACACAGAGGCGAAGCTAGAAAATTCAGTAGTAGAGATGTTAGCAAAAACTTCAGGTGAGACATTAGAAGAAAAACAATTGGTGTCTGCTGTTGATAAAGTAGAATGGCAGGCAGAGAAGGCAGAACAGACAGCTACAGCTATTGTTGAAGAAACAGACATTATTGCTGGACAAGAAGCAGTGGATTTGAAAGTGGAAGAAAAGTTGAAAGAACCTGTGGCTTCAGGAGAAGTGTTACCTGCAGCTCCAAATGAACTTACTTCTCCAGGGGTTGTTGAACAGTCATGTGAAATAGAAATTGAAGAAAAAACCGAAGCTGCTGCTAAggtagaaaaggaagaagaaaaggatcaCGAGATGGGAGAGGGCGAAG AGACAGAAGGGTCAGAAGATGATGATAGAACTGAAGAGGACAAAGAAAATTATTCTACAGCTGAAGAAAAG GAGAGTGAAGAAGATGAAGTTGGAAACTTAGAACTGGCTTGGGATATGCTGGAATTGGCAAAAGTAATATATAAAAG gCAGGACACTAAAGAAGCACAGCTGCATGCTGCTCAGGCTCATCTAAAACTAGGAGAAGTTAGCATTGAATCTG AAAACTACATGCAAGCTATAGAAGAGTTCCATTCCTGCTTGGCTCTTCAGCAGAAGTATTTAGAAGCCCATGACCGTTTGCTTGCGGAGACTCACTACCACCTTGGGTTGGCCTATCACTATAACAATCAGTATGAGGAAGCAGTGCTGCAGTTCAGTAAATCAATGGAAGTAATTGACAAAAGAATGG TTATGTTGACTGAGCGACTAAAAGCAAAGGGAGAGGGACCAGCTGaggatgaaaaagaaatagaggaaCTCAAGGGATTGCTCcctgaaatcaaagaaaaaatagaagattcAAAAGAGTCTCAGAACAGTGCAAGAGTGACTGAACTGGCTCTGAAAGCAACTCTA gttGGTGGATCTTCCAGCTTTTCACAAGGGTGTGAAAGTAGTGCAACTTCAGCA ATTCCAGTTGGGCACACGACTGATGGAGCTACAGATATCTCCCATCTTGTTAGGAAAAAG AGGAAaccagaggaagaaactcaacAGGGAGACAATGAAGCTAAGAAATCTAAATCAGAACCGGCTGTCAATGGTGGTGGTGATGCAGCCCCCACTGGAAATGAGGTTGCAGAGAAAATGGAACAGGAG acaGGGGGAAGACCACAGGTTGAAACTGTTCAAAGTACTGTATGA